The following proteins come from a genomic window of Edaphobacter sp. 4G125:
- a CDS encoding acyltransferase family protein: MAERSATLVSTEAASTTIKAPSSRVLSVDVLRGITIAFMILVNDAGDGKHVYTQLEHSAWNGWTLTDLVFPTFLFIVGVSIILSIHSRLQRGASRRDLAIHTVRRAVTIFVVAMLINLVPFFQFSHLRIYGVLSRIALCYLIAGLICLVTQKASHLLTITAVMLVSYWVLMRFVPVPGLGVPTHDIPLLDPDRNLAAWLDRGIMGWFQQHLHTGRLYEVTRDPEGLLSTIPAIGTTLLGSVAALWLRRAGGKAPSITKSQCAIGLLLAGLLAIGAGMVWDIWFPINKKLWTSSYVLFAAGCALVGLAACYWLIDIKRFHETKFGKIATWPWLVFGSNAIVAYVVAAILEKTLFLIHTSAIGPDGKVETAWRWIYWHVFASHGSTEMTSAMFAVCFVLVCFIPNIILWQKKIMVKL; encoded by the coding sequence ATGGCTGAACGTTCCGCGACACTCGTCTCTACTGAAGCTGCTTCGACTACGATCAAGGCCCCGTCCTCCAGGGTTCTTTCTGTGGATGTCCTGCGTGGCATCACCATCGCCTTCATGATCCTGGTCAACGATGCAGGAGATGGAAAGCATGTTTACACGCAGTTGGAGCACTCTGCATGGAACGGCTGGACGCTGACGGACCTGGTCTTTCCGACCTTCCTGTTCATCGTCGGCGTTTCGATCATCCTGTCGATCCACTCGCGGCTTCAGCGCGGAGCCAGCCGGCGCGATCTGGCGATTCACACCGTAAGGCGGGCAGTGACGATCTTTGTCGTGGCCATGCTGATCAACCTGGTGCCTTTCTTCCAGTTCTCTCACCTGCGTATCTATGGGGTGCTTTCGCGGATTGCGCTCTGTTATCTGATTGCCGGGCTGATCTGTCTCGTGACTCAGAAGGCGAGCCATTTATTGACGATTACAGCAGTCATGCTGGTCAGCTATTGGGTATTGATGCGATTTGTTCCGGTGCCGGGCCTTGGCGTTCCCACCCACGATATTCCACTGTTGGATCCGGACCGCAACCTTGCGGCATGGCTCGACCGCGGAATCATGGGATGGTTCCAGCAGCACCTTCATACAGGAAGGCTGTACGAGGTGACACGGGATCCCGAAGGCCTGTTGAGCACGATTCCCGCGATCGGGACAACGTTACTGGGCTCGGTCGCTGCTTTGTGGCTGCGTCGCGCTGGCGGCAAGGCCCCTTCGATCACAAAGTCACAATGCGCCATAGGACTGCTGCTGGCGGGCCTTCTGGCTATCGGCGCTGGTATGGTTTGGGACATCTGGTTCCCCATTAACAAGAAGCTCTGGACCAGTTCGTATGTGTTGTTTGCCGCAGGCTGCGCTCTGGTCGGCCTTGCCGCGTGCTACTGGTTGATCGATATCAAACGCTTCCACGAGACGAAGTTCGGAAAGATAGCAACCTGGCCGTGGCTGGTCTTCGGTTCAAATGCGATCGTGGCTTATGTGGTGGCCGCCATCCTCGAGAAGACGCTCTTCCTGATCCACACCTCCGCAATTGGCCCGGATGGCAAGGTGGAGACAGCGTGGAGATGGATCTACTGGCACGTCTTCGCGTCACATGGTTCAACCGAGATGACTTCGGCGATGTTTGCCGTCTGCTTTGTGCTGGTCTGTTTTATCCCCAACATAATTCTCTGGCAGAAGAAGATCATGGTGAAGCTCTGA
- a CDS encoding energy transducer TonB, translating to MFEESLIASQIQSVSTTKRWTMVGSITLQIALAAVLIALPLVHPEKLSFHVETPLVFTPPPVQRPIPVVETQTTSQETSSTPSMPILMHPIIPTGSPYSGTVTDSPIQVGTGSLLEMGDNFPNALTNTGSHELTVTVAPANPSSKKALNVSSGVMAGRLLVPIQPVYPAIARAAHVSGTVVVEAVISKAGTIESLHVVSGPEMLRAAALDAIRIARYQPFRLNGEPTEVQTTITVNFTLGS from the coding sequence ATGTTCGAGGAGAGTCTTATTGCGTCCCAGATTCAGTCTGTATCAACAACCAAACGATGGACGATGGTCGGCTCTATAACGCTGCAAATTGCCTTGGCGGCGGTATTGATTGCTCTTCCTTTGGTTCATCCGGAAAAGCTCTCCTTCCATGTAGAAACTCCGCTGGTCTTTACGCCTCCACCAGTACAGCGGCCAATTCCCGTCGTAGAGACACAAACAACAAGTCAGGAAACTTCCTCCACCCCGTCGATGCCGATTCTCATGCACCCAATAATTCCAACTGGTAGCCCCTACTCTGGGACGGTAACCGATTCACCGATCCAGGTCGGCACGGGCTCGCTCCTGGAAATGGGAGACAACTTTCCAAATGCCCTGACAAACACTGGCAGTCATGAACTGACAGTTACTGTGGCTCCTGCAAATCCTTCTTCGAAGAAGGCACTAAACGTCTCCTCTGGCGTCATGGCAGGAAGGCTACTCGTTCCAATCCAACCGGTGTATCCAGCGATTGCCCGAGCAGCCCATGTATCGGGCACAGTTGTGGTGGAGGCGGTCATCTCCAAGGCTGGCACTATCGAAAGTTTGCATGTAGTGAGTGGGCCGGAGATGCTGAGGGCAGCCGCACTGGACGCAATCCGCATAGCGCGCTATCAGCCCTTCCGGCTCAATGGCGAGCCAACAGAGGTCCAGACGACGATTACAGTGAACTTCACCTTGGGGAGTTGA
- a CDS encoding VTT domain-containing protein, with the protein MPIALAFFIHYAYLILFLWVLVEQLGVPVPSIPVLLTAGTLLATHQVHHFYALLAVLAACMVSDSMWFVLGRRYGNSVLKLLCRLSLEASTCVSKTEGYFSRRGAVTLLFSKFVPGLSTVATPIAGQIGMPYSRFFVWDLAGSIIWAEVFLLAGRFFGDIAQKSTRFFHWLGHFAFAIFVLMVIGLMAYRILKQRKFLQQVREMRLDPEELKAIMDQAREQGNTPPFVVDLRHPLDYLPDPRVIPGALRIGPNEIRQHSEIIPRDRDVVLYCTCPSEETSAKLALQLHKLGIYRVRPLRGGFDGWKNAGYPLEEYITDTPTGAVILPAQIASASQTEPKAAEQVLQVNSPR; encoded by the coding sequence ATGCCGATCGCGCTCGCATTTTTCATTCATTATGCGTATCTGATTCTGTTTCTCTGGGTTCTGGTGGAACAGCTCGGCGTTCCTGTGCCCAGTATCCCTGTACTGTTAACAGCCGGAACGTTGTTGGCGACCCACCAGGTTCATCATTTTTACGCGTTACTTGCGGTGCTTGCCGCCTGCATGGTTTCCGATTCCATGTGGTTTGTTCTTGGGCGCAGATACGGCAATAGCGTTCTGAAGTTGCTTTGCAGACTTTCGTTGGAAGCCTCGACCTGCGTCAGCAAGACAGAGGGCTACTTCTCCCGCAGGGGTGCTGTCACCCTTCTGTTCTCGAAGTTTGTCCCGGGATTGAGCACCGTGGCTACTCCGATTGCTGGGCAGATTGGTATGCCCTATTCGCGATTCTTCGTCTGGGACCTTGCTGGCTCGATTATCTGGGCTGAGGTCTTCCTGCTGGCAGGAAGGTTCTTTGGCGACATCGCTCAAAAGAGTACACGCTTCTTCCACTGGCTCGGGCACTTTGCCTTTGCGATCTTTGTGCTGATGGTGATCGGGCTGATGGCTTACCGCATCCTGAAGCAGCGGAAGTTTTTGCAGCAGGTACGTGAGATGCGGCTTGATCCCGAGGAGTTGAAAGCCATAATGGACCAGGCCAGGGAACAGGGAAATACGCCGCCGTTTGTCGTCGACCTGCGTCATCCGCTGGATTATCTTCCCGATCCCCGTGTGATCCCGGGAGCGCTTCGCATCGGGCCGAACGAGATTCGTCAGCATAGCGAGATCATTCCCCGAGACCGTGATGTCGTGTTGTATTGCACCTGCCCTAGTGAGGAGACCAGCGCTAAGCTGGCTCTGCAGCTGCACAAGCTGGGTATCTATCGCGTGCGACCTCTGCGTGGAGGATTCGATGGCTGGAAGAACGCCGGCTATCCTCTGGAGGAATACATCACGGATACTCCGACGGGCGCTGTGATTCTGCCTGCGCAGATCGCTTCGGCCTCACAGACAGAACCAAAGGCAGCCGAACAGGTCCTCCAGGTCAACTCCCCAAGGTGA
- a CDS encoding Dps family protein: protein MMAVAIKKAGAANPAVTPHWHAHAREIQKFGTVIEDLPHALDAKVRTEMVAQLNQLLADSITLRDMYKKHHWQVSGPTFYQLHLLFDKHFNEQVELVDTIAERIQLLGGVTIAMGGDVAEMSRIARPPRGREEVPVQISRLLEAHKLIIKSCLEISEAADKAGDQGTNDLVVSDVLRPNELQSWFLSEHLVEMPLVLAK from the coding sequence ATGATGGCTGTTGCAATTAAGAAAGCTGGCGCTGCCAACCCTGCGGTTACTCCGCACTGGCACGCGCATGCACGTGAAATTCAGAAATTCGGAACCGTAATCGAAGACCTGCCCCATGCTCTCGATGCCAAAGTGCGGACAGAGATGGTGGCGCAGCTGAATCAGCTGCTGGCCGATTCGATCACGCTTCGGGACATGTACAAGAAGCACCATTGGCAGGTTTCGGGCCCGACGTTCTACCAGCTTCACCTGCTGTTCGATAAACACTTCAACGAACAGGTCGAGCTCGTCGATACCATCGCCGAGCGCATTCAACTGTTGGGTGGGGTAACGATCGCAATGGGTGGTGATGTTGCCGAGATGAGCCGAATTGCGCGTCCTCCCCGTGGCAGGGAAGAGGTACCGGTCCAGATTTCACGCCTGCTGGAAGCTCACAAGCTGATCATCAAGAGCTGTCTTGAGATCTCCGAAGCAGCCGATAAGGCTGGAGATCAGGGTACAAATGATCTGGTGGTCAGCGACGTTCTGCGTCCCAATGAACTTCAGTCCTGGTTCCTGAGCGAGCATTTGGTCGAGATGCCCCTGGTACTTGCTAAGTAA
- a CDS encoding HlyD family secretion protein, which produces MPEQAEKKYDTNRDHMPEPEDDSPEKKSRRKLVVIAVVALLAIGAALFYWHSTFTEDTDDAQVDGDLYQVSSRIAGQVIKVYVEDNQEVKAGDLLAEIDPKDFQVALEQAQANLANAEAAAIQASVNVPITSITSSTSISTTGSDVQSAQAAIAQSQKQVAAAQARVAQAQANAKKSDLDVERYGPLVEKDVISKQQYDAAVAAAAANRASVLEAESTLIAQQEAVRQSQQKLSQARSTALEAVKNGPSQVKAQEARARAADAAVKEAQARVDQAKLNLSYTRILAPTTGIVNKKNVNVGANLSVGQDLMTIIPLSNLWVTANFKETQLEHMHEGQKVEIKVDALGGKKFHGVVKQIGGATGSRLSLFPPENATGNYVKVVQRIPVRIDFTNLDQENSDHKLRPGYSVVPIVSVK; this is translated from the coding sequence TTGCCAGAGCAAGCAGAGAAGAAGTACGACACGAATAGGGATCATATGCCGGAGCCGGAAGACGATTCTCCGGAGAAGAAGTCTCGCCGCAAGTTGGTTGTCATTGCGGTTGTGGCGCTGCTGGCGATCGGCGCCGCGCTCTTCTACTGGCACTCGACCTTTACCGAAGACACGGATGATGCCCAGGTGGATGGTGACCTATACCAGGTGAGCTCCCGCATCGCAGGCCAGGTAATCAAGGTTTACGTGGAGGACAACCAGGAGGTCAAGGCCGGAGATCTGCTGGCTGAAATCGATCCCAAGGACTTCCAGGTGGCTCTTGAACAGGCCCAGGCGAACCTCGCGAACGCCGAGGCTGCTGCGATCCAAGCCAGCGTCAACGTGCCAATCACCAGCATTACATCCAGCACCAGCATCAGCACGACCGGTAGTGATGTGCAGTCAGCTCAAGCGGCAATTGCTCAATCGCAAAAGCAGGTTGCAGCCGCACAGGCCAGGGTCGCACAGGCTCAGGCCAATGCCAAGAAAAGCGATTTGGATGTCGAGCGGTACGGACCATTGGTCGAGAAGGACGTAATCTCTAAACAGCAGTATGATGCGGCAGTTGCAGCCGCTGCTGCCAATCGCGCCTCGGTTCTTGAGGCTGAGTCCACTTTGATTGCTCAGCAGGAGGCAGTACGGCAGTCCCAGCAGAAGCTCTCGCAGGCGCGTTCTACGGCGCTTGAGGCTGTCAAGAACGGTCCCAGCCAGGTGAAGGCTCAGGAGGCCCGCGCCCGTGCTGCAGATGCCGCCGTCAAAGAGGCTCAGGCGCGCGTCGACCAGGCAAAACTTAACCTGAGCTACACCAGGATCCTGGCTCCCACAACCGGAATTGTGAACAAGAAGAACGTCAATGTGGGTGCAAACCTCTCTGTAGGGCAAGATCTGATGACGATCATTCCTCTTAGCAATCTCTGGGTTACGGCGAACTTCAAAGAGACCCAGCTGGAACACATGCACGAAGGGCAAAAAGTCGAGATCAAGGTGGATGCTCTGGGCGGAAAGAAGTTCCACGGCGTCGTCAAGCAGATCGGCGGAGCCACCGGCTCGCGGCTCTCCTTGTTTCCGCCCGAGAATGCGACAGGAAATTATGTGAAGGTGGTACAACGCATTCCGGTGCGAATCGACTTCACAAACCTGGACCAGGAAAACAGCGATCATAAGCTGCGGCCGGGATATTCAGTCGTTCCCATCGTCTCGGTTAAATAA
- a CDS encoding TolC family protein yields MVQRKRAIVERQAIGNGFKRSLRAVAVILILTASGTYLLAQGQTAPSGNQPRPTETGPSSGPQSSAVAGAQQQLYTASGANGAQVNSDSFKGSIVEGKSTGTVIDLSLDDAIQRGLRNNLGIILQGAAQKNANGQRLEELQALLPTVTGAASINVQQVNLAAYGIKFPGVNPIVGPFQVVDFRAYLTQNLLNISALQNYLAAKHNFAAAKLTAQDARDLVVLTVGNSYLLCIADKARVEAVTAELATSKVTLDQAIAAHNAGTSPKLDVLRAQVDYQNEQQTLISAKNQLSKDKLVLARAIGLPLDQEFNLTDRVPYAAFNDIDPQATVDQALKTRKDLAASGEQVKVAEAQKKSAWAYQLPVASFTGDFGDLGQTPGHSHSSYTATGQVTVPVLQIAKTKGQNEVAAAQFEQARAKLGDQAQQVNQDVRDAILDIQAAAKLVEATHSNVELANEALSEAQQRFKAGVSDNLPVSQAQSQTEQANDQYISALYQHNVAKLSLARALGAAQTSYKDYLGGK; encoded by the coding sequence ATGGTTCAACGCAAAAGAGCGATCGTAGAAAGACAGGCGATCGGTAATGGATTTAAGCGTTCGCTTCGGGCCGTCGCCGTCATCCTTATTCTGACGGCCTCAGGGACCTATTTGCTAGCTCAGGGACAGACAGCCCCCTCCGGCAATCAGCCGCGACCAACCGAGACTGGACCGAGCAGCGGCCCGCAAAGCTCCGCAGTGGCCGGAGCGCAGCAACAGCTCTATACCGCCTCTGGAGCGAATGGAGCCCAAGTGAACTCCGACTCCTTCAAAGGAAGTATCGTTGAGGGAAAATCGACCGGGACAGTCATCGACCTCTCGCTGGATGATGCTATCCAGCGTGGTCTTCGCAATAACTTGGGGATCATCCTTCAAGGGGCAGCGCAGAAGAACGCCAACGGTCAACGCCTCGAAGAACTGCAAGCGCTTCTTCCTACGGTCACCGGCGCGGCAAGCATCAACGTACAGCAGGTTAACCTTGCGGCGTATGGCATAAAGTTTCCTGGGGTCAACCCCATCGTTGGGCCTTTTCAAGTAGTCGACTTCCGCGCCTATCTTACGCAGAATCTCCTGAACATCTCTGCGTTGCAGAACTATCTCGCCGCAAAGCATAACTTCGCGGCAGCGAAGCTTACCGCTCAGGATGCGCGAGATCTTGTGGTTTTGACCGTGGGCAACTCGTATCTGCTCTGTATCGCGGATAAAGCAAGGGTGGAGGCGGTCACCGCCGAGCTGGCTACCTCAAAGGTCACGCTCGATCAGGCGATTGCAGCACACAACGCCGGAACCAGTCCCAAGCTTGATGTTCTGCGCGCACAGGTCGACTATCAGAACGAGCAGCAAACACTAATCTCCGCAAAGAATCAGCTTTCCAAAGATAAGCTTGTTTTGGCCCGTGCCATTGGTCTGCCGCTTGACCAGGAGTTCAACCTGACGGATCGGGTTCCTTATGCCGCGTTCAACGATATCGATCCGCAGGCCACGGTCGATCAGGCGCTCAAGACCCGCAAGGATCTTGCTGCATCAGGTGAGCAGGTGAAAGTAGCCGAGGCGCAGAAGAAGTCAGCTTGGGCTTATCAGCTTCCGGTAGCCAGCTTCACCGGCGATTTCGGAGATCTCGGCCAGACACCCGGACATTCGCACTCGAGTTATACAGCGACCGGTCAGGTGACGGTCCCTGTGCTTCAGATTGCCAAGACCAAAGGGCAGAACGAGGTGGCCGCCGCTCAATTCGAACAGGCACGGGCGAAGCTTGGAGATCAGGCTCAGCAGGTGAACCAGGATGTCCGCGATGCCATCTTGGATATTCAGGCAGCGGCGAAGCTTGTAGAAGCTACGCACTCGAATGTTGAGTTGGCCAACGAAGCCCTCAGCGAGGCGCAACAGAGATTCAAGGCCGGAGTCTCGGATAACCTGCCGGTCTCGCAGGCACAATCCCAGACCGAGCAGGCTAACGATCAGTACATCAGCGCGCTTTACCAGCACAATGTGGCCAAGCTTTCATTGGCACGTGCTCTGGGTGCGGCGCAGACGAGTTACAAAGATTATCTCGGAGGAAAGTAA
- a CDS encoding Gfo/Idh/MocA family oxidoreductase, which translates to MAEIGVAVIGFGLAGRVFHAPFVSAVPGLKLEAIVQRRGDEAAKAYPKARILRSIDEALNDSSISLIVVGTPNETHYDLAKRALEAGKHVVIDKPFAASSVEAKELIELAAAKKLILAPFHNRRWDGDFLTVRKLLKAGDLGRLVTYESHFDRYRPLPREATWKEAANDANGMLFDLGPHLVDQALALFGAPQGITASVRRDRDNTEIEDAFDITLHYPRLQAICRAMMLAAEPAPRFLLHGIRGSFRKYGLDPQEPALVGGATVPPLGDARPWLGENEDAWGTLTVAPDLAEPGKLIRTSVRTELGDYRGFYVSVRDAISKGTPLEVTAEDGFRVIRLLEMARESSTQGRTIPVEF; encoded by the coding sequence ATGGCAGAGATTGGAGTTGCAGTCATCGGGTTCGGACTCGCTGGACGGGTCTTTCATGCACCATTTGTCAGCGCCGTGCCAGGGCTGAAGCTGGAGGCGATTGTCCAACGGCGAGGCGATGAAGCAGCCAAAGCCTATCCAAAGGCGCGGATTCTGCGGTCAATCGACGAGGCCCTCAATGACAGCTCGATTTCGCTGATCGTCGTAGGAACACCCAACGAGACGCATTACGACCTGGCAAAGCGCGCTCTCGAGGCCGGGAAGCATGTAGTGATCGACAAACCGTTTGCCGCAAGCAGCGTCGAAGCGAAAGAGCTGATCGAACTAGCGGCCGCAAAGAAGTTGATTCTGGCCCCCTTCCACAACCGCCGCTGGGATGGTGATTTTCTTACAGTTCGCAAGCTGCTGAAGGCCGGAGACCTGGGCCGCCTGGTTACCTACGAGTCTCACTTTGATCGTTATCGTCCTTTGCCCCGGGAGGCGACCTGGAAGGAAGCAGCCAACGATGCCAATGGGATGCTCTTCGACCTGGGACCGCATCTGGTCGATCAGGCGCTGGCGCTATTCGGCGCTCCGCAGGGGATTACGGCGAGCGTTCGCCGGGACCGCGACAACACCGAGATCGAGGACGCCTTCGACATTACGCTGCACTATCCCCGCTTGCAGGCGATCTGCCGGGCGATGATGTTGGCAGCCGAACCGGCTCCGCGATTCCTGTTGCATGGCATCCGCGGGAGCTTCCGCAAATATGGCCTCGATCCGCAAGAGCCCGCGCTAGTTGGAGGTGCAACCGTTCCGCCACTCGGTGATGCCCGTCCCTGGCTTGGCGAGAACGAGGATGCATGGGGAACCTTGACGGTGGCTCCAGATTTAGCTGAGCCGGGCAAACTGATTCGCACCTCGGTGAGGACAGAGCTGGGAGACTATCGCGGTTTCTATGTCAGCGTTCGAGACGCGATCTCCAAAGGGACCCCGCTCGAAGTTACGGCTGAAGACGGTTTCCGCGTCATCCGGTTGCTGGAGATGGCAAGGGAAAGCAGCACGCAGGGCAGGACGATTCCGGTAGAGTTTTAG
- the argJ gene encoding bifunctional glutamate N-acetyltransferase/amino-acid acetyltransferase ArgJ has translation MEREIKQGGALPLGFEWGAVKAGIKASGNPDLAIARASRGAQAAAMFTSNQVVAAPVTVGRKHLGTTGGRVSLVLVNAGNANCATGQAGIDACNQTCIAAAETFGCVFDEVFPSSTGIIGVPFPADKVVAALPELKATMGGTLQNAESFARAIMTTDTRMKVAQATISVGGKEAHLFGAAKGAGMIHPQLGAPVAPHATMLVYLFTDIAADSAQLRELLPPAVERSFNSISIDGDTSTNDTVLLLASGASGLRLDDRSRGAFQGALAEVCEKLAYAIVDDGEGVTHVVTLHITGALSEADAKQVAKAIAHSPLCKTAWSSADPNWGRLMAAAGYSGVKFDPAKVTIRIGNQPVYEGGMRSPAFNEAAAHKVMQQRDYTITLDLRQGTGECRFVTCDLTTEYVKINADYST, from the coding sequence ATGGAACGTGAAATAAAGCAAGGTGGGGCGCTACCCCTGGGATTTGAATGGGGTGCAGTGAAGGCAGGGATCAAGGCAAGCGGGAATCCGGATCTGGCGATCGCCCGAGCTTCGAGGGGGGCCCAGGCGGCGGCCATGTTTACCTCGAACCAGGTGGTTGCTGCTCCGGTAACGGTAGGGAGAAAACATCTGGGAACGACCGGGGGCCGGGTAAGCCTGGTTCTGGTGAATGCAGGAAACGCGAACTGCGCGACTGGGCAAGCAGGCATCGATGCCTGCAATCAGACCTGTATTGCGGCAGCCGAAACCTTTGGGTGTGTCTTTGATGAGGTTTTCCCTTCTTCAACCGGCATCATCGGAGTTCCGTTTCCTGCCGATAAAGTCGTCGCTGCGCTTCCAGAGTTAAAAGCCACGATGGGCGGTACGCTTCAGAACGCCGAGAGCTTTGCGCGAGCCATTATGACGACAGATACGCGGATGAAAGTGGCACAGGCAACGATCTCCGTTGGAGGTAAGGAGGCACACCTATTTGGAGCGGCAAAAGGCGCAGGAATGATTCATCCGCAGCTGGGCGCTCCGGTGGCTCCGCACGCGACGATGCTGGTGTACCTATTCACGGACATTGCGGCAGACAGCGCGCAGTTGCGGGAGTTGTTACCACCAGCTGTCGAGCGCAGCTTCAACTCGATCTCGATTGATGGAGATACTTCGACCAACGACACGGTGCTGCTACTGGCGAGCGGAGCCAGTGGGCTTCGTCTGGACGATCGCTCGCGGGGAGCCTTTCAGGGAGCGCTGGCCGAAGTCTGTGAGAAGCTGGCCTACGCGATTGTCGATGACGGAGAGGGCGTGACCCACGTGGTGACGCTGCACATTACTGGAGCCCTCAGCGAGGCCGATGCAAAGCAGGTGGCAAAGGCGATTGCACATTCGCCACTGTGTAAGACTGCGTGGTCGAGCGCAGATCCGAACTGGGGCCGGTTGATGGCCGCTGCCGGGTATTCCGGCGTGAAATTTGATCCGGCGAAGGTGACGATTCGGATTGGCAATCAGCCGGTATATGAGGGCGGGATGCGCTCGCCTGCGTTCAACGAAGCCGCAGCGCACAAGGTGATGCAACAAAGGGACTACACAATCACTCTCGATCTGCGACAAGGTACGGGAGAGTGCCGGTTTGTGACCTGCGACCTGACCACGGAATACGTGAAGATCAACGCCGATTATTCGACATAG
- a CDS encoding alpha/beta fold hydrolase, giving the protein MRKPSTMMLCLCTVILPSSCVQTHSQTAVPYGANPTAGHYLRVEGVNIYYETYGSGGTPIVLLHGGLYGYIEEFGGLIGELSKDRRVIAIATRGHGKSEIGEKPFSYALSASDAFAVIRHETSKKVDVLGFSDGAITSYTLASGHPELIRRLVAIGGPRKFADWTPSVQAEFKNAKPSDVERDSPQFVSARKKLMPQPDRWLEFVNRVNTMELGPVYVTDAQIQSIKVPALIVAGDHDPYNQTAKVVELFHLLPQGELAIIPGCGHVVLDCKEKFTITAVEAFLNAQQK; this is encoded by the coding sequence GTGAGAAAACCTTCAACCATGATGCTGTGCCTATGCACGGTGATACTGCCTTCGTCCTGCGTACAAACACATAGCCAAACAGCGGTCCCGTATGGAGCAAACCCCACGGCAGGACACTACCTGCGTGTGGAAGGAGTCAACATTTACTACGAAACGTACGGCAGTGGAGGAACTCCCATCGTGCTCTTGCATGGAGGGCTCTATGGGTACATCGAAGAGTTCGGCGGGCTCATCGGAGAACTGAGCAAAGATCGTCGTGTCATTGCGATTGCTACACGCGGCCATGGCAAATCAGAGATAGGGGAGAAACCATTCTCCTACGCCTTATCTGCCAGCGATGCCTTTGCCGTAATCCGCCATGAAACGAGCAAAAAAGTGGATGTACTGGGATTCAGCGATGGTGCGATAACTTCATACACTCTCGCTAGTGGCCATCCGGAACTGATTCGGAGATTGGTAGCGATCGGTGGGCCACGAAAGTTTGCAGATTGGACTCCCAGCGTGCAGGCGGAGTTCAAAAACGCCAAACCTTCCGATGTGGAAAGAGATTCGCCTCAATTTGTGTCGGCAAGAAAGAAGTTGATGCCTCAGCCGGATCGATGGTTGGAGTTTGTCAATCGTGTGAACACAATGGAGCTAGGTCCGGTCTACGTCACCGATGCGCAGATTCAGTCGATCAAAGTCCCTGCCCTGATCGTTGCCGGAGATCACGATCCCTACAACCAGACCGCAAAGGTTGTGGAGTTGTTCCATCTCCTTCCCCAGGGAGAACTCGCCATCATCCCTGGCTGTGGCCACGTCGTGCTGGACTGCAAAGAGAAATTCACAATCACTGCGGTCGAAGCATTTCTCAATGCGCAGCAAAAATGA